In Lathamus discolor isolate bLatDis1 chromosome 1, bLatDis1.hap1, whole genome shotgun sequence, the following are encoded in one genomic region:
- the DCUN1D4 gene encoding DCN1-like protein 4 isoform X5 gives MYRKYDSSRIKAEEEVFSSKRCLEWFYEYAGTDDIVGPEGMEKFCEDIGVEPENVVMLVLAWKLDAQNMGYFTLQEWLKGMTSLQCDTTEKLRNSLDYLRSLLNEPTNFKLIYRYAFDFAREKDQRSLDINTAKCMLGLLLGKTWSLFPVFHQFLEQSKYKVINKDQWCNVLEFSRTINLDLSNYDEDGAWPVLLDEFVEWYKGKQMT, from the exons atGTATAGAAAATATGATTCATCTAGaataaaagcagaggaagaagtcTTTTCAAGTAAGAGGTGCTTAGAATGGTTCTATGAATATGCAG GCACTGATGATATTGTAGGGCCAGAAGGTATGGAGAAATTTTGTGAAGACATTGGAGTTGAACCAGAAAAT GTAGTTATGCTTGTACTAGCATGGAAGTTGGATGCACAAAACATGGGCTACTTTACACTACAAGAATGGTTAAAAGGAATGACGTCACTACA ATGTGATACTACAGAAAAATTGAGAAATTCTCTGGATTACTTGAGATCTTTATTAAATGAACCTACCAATTTTAAACTTATTTATAGATATGCATTTGACTTTGCACGG GAAAAGGACCAGCGCAGCCTAGATATCAATACTGCCAAGTGTATGTTGGGCCTTCTTTTAGGAAAAACGTGGtccctttttccagtatttCACCAGTTTCTAGAG CAATCAAAATACAAAGTTATCAATAAGGACCAATGGTGTAACGTTCTTGAATTCAGTAGAACAATTAACCTTGACCTCAGTAACTATGATGAAGATGGAGCCT GGCCAGTGTTGTTGGATGAGTTTGTGGAGTGgtataaaggaaaacagatgacATAG
- the LRRC66 gene encoding leucine-rich repeat-containing protein 66 isoform X2, with protein sequence MDNLHLSVVAVVLYCHLPGSVGTKSQQILLDTHHHSDCQWGEELLLNCSFTGMSTIPEEISQTAITADFSYNNIKTFLCTDGRNKEWMLKHLNLSNNLISEVSLTTCRNLPALETLILNGNAIHTLTLDIATPAHGSYGKTDHLLPALKVLSMGRNHLNTVPRGLGLLQSLQTVHMSSNGIQHIDLNDFQNCSQLKDIDLRNNHITKIHPDAFRELNKLQVVDLRGNALAAPLPQILISLNSFQIEVDLPNNAWVFNCRLNAFKHFIHFLLDPTRKKMSISYNKSGTSSQKPLLYLSSSHLNCSDSVLLKGAAIPTGKMVVLNCNLDNTRGNKNGASWWTPNGRISKDTSLPHMTLDKMNNLVIHNAEKAAEGLYLCISNTTKKKYLIYDIQVKERGSTFLVRKARDANPALRQERTEQDLTLAVCLSVLITFVCAFCLGAFARPYLGSLWRLMCRNKNSASERTYCNQAFSDETLSRKCSASTSKPTNTQHSLFICDEDSSRNVYILPTETCTSQANVIGSSVRAPNTEGEYQKQSNDETNVKKKAFFSDIKTSISNDENVNVDDNGLFSVRIDDKDSKEVTPRKLKSNEISLQKDPIYANNEASEKSRIPPICRRSNADSYSHHTDSSDSDLPFKGETGFPLSTVQACTVAQDSRNSKVSNSSALLQSGITKATPDSPERKGVVPQNKAMSTTKCMPGRQSCDKQLCLRGNINLTSDVGDFILPGSCRRNTNIENLSIYQTTENSPLTEYNCKAQPTNERGASADIFNDSSSDEGAPFTMSDCSSLADFELEQADVRDNLPVCQSSLEEADRNSGTEKCSTLPESANLAAGLQRVGENEDKNVHFETTINYGSDTIMLETALPYTDKCSTHISTSDPDTISSANQDVPVTFDHFINAESAAQTLVSDSLCNPSAGFGNMLLSLQHSPMYDADTENTPEEAEQQPDQFPTEPQHSLSFSPTGQKANTPEGNTDEHRDRNSSEKNHGEGGIAQRNTSEDSDFLFAPIDTGLNDIVKRTSLPHSSNNSRPHSLPEHTAEKQLTVITETEHLLPQRKQENTPKARADVMQRGFNEKNCDGYMELQDTGNCNLPEAADLVHLHSSGKTQPIFNTEDHLQLEQSDEDAYSLSVPQGFSSESTRYRSCSFPQTTTGNTISESTDSRKVEDDTTLTGLHDNSTAAVNLQNSSEKLHKRSQTNLGQGQVFVKKKRAFDGFAKVLESRRTNFNS encoded by the exons ATGGATAACCTTCACTTGAGTGTCGTAGCTGTGGTCCTTTACTGTCATCTTCCTGGCTCAGTGGGGACCAAGTCACAGCAGATTCTTCTTGATACGCATCACCATTCAGACTGCCAGTGGGGTGAGGAGCtcttactgaactgttcttttACTGGAATGTCTACTATTCCGGAGGAGATCTCACAAACAGCAATAACAGCTGATTTTAGTTACAATAATATTAAAACTTTCTTGTGCACCGatggaagaaacaaagaatggATGCTGAAACACCTGAATCTCAGTAACAATCTGATTTCTGAAGTCTCCTTAACTACTTGTAGGAATTTACCTGCTTTAGAAACATTAATCCTCAATGGTAATGCCATCCACACCCTTACACTGGACATAGCTACCCCTGCACATGGGTCATACGGAAAAACTGAtcatctcctgcctgctttgAAAGTATTGTCAATGGGAAGAAATCATCTTAATACAGTTCCAAGAG GACTGGGCCTGCTGCAGTCTCTGCAAACTGTCCATATGTCATCCAATGGCATACAACACATCGATCTGAACGATTTTCAGAACTGTTCACAGCTGAAGGACATCGACTTGCGAAACAACCACATAACTAAAATTCATCCAGACGCCTTCAGGGAGCTCAACAAATTACAG GTGGTAGATCTCCGTGGAAATGCTCTGGCAGCCCCCCTACCACAGATACTGATCAGCTTGAACTCTTTTCAAATTGAAGTGGATTTGCCAAATAATGCCTGGGTATTTAATTGCAGACTGAATGCTTTCAAgcatttcattcattttcttttagaccccacaaggaaaaaaatgagtatttcaTACAATAAATCTGGCACCAGCTCACAGAAACCTCTGCTCTATCTTTCAAGTTCGCATTTAAACTGCAGCGACAGTGTTTTGCTCAAGGGGGCTGCCATCCCAACAGGGAAGATGGTAGTGCTAAACTGTAACTTGGACAACACAAGAG gtAATAAGAATGGAGCCTCTTGGTGGACACCTAACGGCAGAATTTCAAAAGATACGAGTCTTCCTCATATGACACTGGATAAAATGAATAATTTAGTGATACACAATGCTGAGAAAGCTGCTGAAGGGTTATATTTGTGTATTTCTAATacaacaaagaagaaatatctCATCTATGATATacaggtgaaagaaaggggctCAACATTTTTGGTTCGCAAAGCCCGAGATGCTAACCCTGCTTTGCGACAAGAAAGAACAGAGCAAGACCTTACACTGGCTGTGTGCCTCTCGGTGCTCATTACATTTGTTTGTGCTTTTTGCCTGGGTGCTTTTGCTAGACCCTACCTTGGAAGCCTGTGGAGACTTATGTGCAGGAACAAGAACTCAGCTTCAGAACGTACTTACTGTAACCAAGCTTTTTCAGATGAAACCTTGAGCAGAAAGTGCTCTGCAAGCACAAGCAAACCAACCAATACACAACACAGCTTGTTCATTTGTGATGAGGATTCTTCAAGGAACGTATACATTCTTCCTACAGAAACTTGTACTTCGCAAGCAAATGTCATTGGTAGCAGTGTACGTGCACCAAATACTGAAGGAGAGTACCAGAAACAAAGCAATGATGAGACCAACgtgaagaaaaaagcttttttttcagaCATCAAAACTAGCATCAGCAAtgatgaaaatgtaaatgttgaTGATAATGGACTGTTTTCTGTAAGGATAGATGACAAGGACAGCAAGGAAGTAACGCCAAGAAAATTAAAGAGTAATGAAATTTCACTACAGAAAGATCCAATATATGCAAATAATGAAGCCTCAGAGAAGAGCAGGATCCCTCCCATATGCAGGAGATCAAACGCTGACTCTTACTCACACCACACCGACTCTTCAGATTCAGATTTACCCTTCAAGGGAGAAACTGGCTTTCCACTTTCTACAGTACAAGCATGTACAGTTGCACAAGATTCTAGGAACAGCAAGGTAagcaacagctctgctctgctgcagtctgGTATCACAAAGGCTACACCAGATTCTCCTGAAAGAAAAGGTGTTGTTCCACAAAACAAAGCCATGAGCACTACAAAATGTATGCCTGGAAGGCAAAGCTGTGACAAACAACTTTGTCTAAGAGGCAACATAAATCTAACCAGTGATGTGGGAGATTTTATTTTACCTGGTagctgcagaagaaatacaaatattgaGAATTTAAGCATCtaccaaacaacagaaaactctCCTCTTACAGAGTACAACTGTAAAGCACAACCCACAAATGAAAGAGGTGCTTCCGCAGATATATTCAATGACAGTTCTTCAGATGAGGGGGCTCCATTCACAATGAGCGACTGTAGTTCTTTAGCAGACTTTGAACTGGAACAAGCTGATGTTAGAGACAACCTGCCTGTCTGTCAGTCGTCACTAGAGGAAGCTGATAGGAACAGTGGAACTGAGAAGTGCTCAACACTGCCAGAATCTGCAAACCTTGCCGCTGGACTTCAGCGTGTTGGGGAAAATGAAGACAAGAACGTGCATTTTGAAACCACTATTAATTATGGATCAGATACCATCATGCTTGAAACAGCGCTGCCTTACACTGATAAATGCAGCACCCACATAAGCACGTCAGATCCAGACACAATTAGTTCTGCAAATCAAGATGTTCCTGTTACGTTTGATCACTTTATTAATGCCGAGTCAGCAGCACAGACCTTGGTTTCTGATTCTCTCTGCAATCCAAGTGCAGGTTTTGGTAACATGTTACTTTCATTACAACATTCCCCTATGTATGATGCAGATACAGAGAACACTCCTGAagaggctgagcagcagccagaTCAGTTTCCCACTGAACCACAGCATTCCCTCAGCTTCAGTCCCACTGGACAAAAGGCAAATACACCAGAGGGAAATACAGATGAACACAGAGATAGGAACTCCTCCGAAAAGAATCATGGTGAAGGAGGCATAGCACAAAGAAACACATCTGAAGACAGTGATTTCCTTTTTGCTCCCATTGATACTGGTTTGAATGATATTGTTAAAAGAACATCACTACCGCATTCCAGCAACAACTCACGTCCTCACTCTCTGCCTGAAcacacagctgaaaaacagCTGACAGTTATTACAGAGACAGAACACTTGCTGCCACAGAGGAAGCAGGAGAACACACCTAAGGCTCGTGCAGATGTAATGCAAAGAggttttaatgagaaaaactgTGATGGATACATGGAATTACAGGATACCGGAAACTGCAACCTGCCTGAAGCAGCAGATTTGGTGCATCTTCACTCTTCTGGGAAAACACAACCAATATTCAACACAGAAGATCATTTGCAACTGGAACAGAGTGATGAGGACGCATATTCCCTCTCAGTCCCACAAGGCTTCTCCAGTGAAAGCACACGATACAGGTCATGTTCATTCCCACAAACAACTACAGGGAATACAATCTCCGAAAGCACTGACTCCAGAAAGGTGGAGGATGACACTACTTTGACAGGACTGCACGACAATTCTACAGCGGCTGTCAACCTCCAAAATTCAAGCGAGAAACTCCATAAAAGAAGTCAGACCAATTTAGGACAGGGACAGGTTTTTGTCAAGAAGAAGAGAGCATTTGATGGATTTGCGAAGGTTTTGGAAAGCAGGAGAACAAACTTCAATAGCTGA
- the DCUN1D4 gene encoding DCN1-like protein 4 isoform X4 gives MPPRKKRRPAAGDDLSAKKSRHDGMYRKYDSSRIKAEEEVFSSKRCLEWFYEYAGTDDIVGPEGMEKFCEDIGVEPENVVMLVLAWKLDAQNMGYFTLQEWLKGMTSLQCDTTEKLRNSLDYLRSLLNEPTNFKLIYRYAFDFAREKDQRSLDINTAKCMLGLLLGKTWSLFPVFHQFLEQSKYKVINKDQWCNVLEFSRTINLDLSNYDEDGAWPVLLDEFVEWYKGKQMT, from the exons tatGTATAGAAAATATGATTCATCTAGaataaaagcagaggaagaagtcTTTTCAAGTAAGAGGTGCTTAGAATGGTTCTATGAATATGCAG GCACTGATGATATTGTAGGGCCAGAAGGTATGGAGAAATTTTGTGAAGACATTGGAGTTGAACCAGAAAAT GTAGTTATGCTTGTACTAGCATGGAAGTTGGATGCACAAAACATGGGCTACTTTACACTACAAGAATGGTTAAAAGGAATGACGTCACTACA ATGTGATACTACAGAAAAATTGAGAAATTCTCTGGATTACTTGAGATCTTTATTAAATGAACCTACCAATTTTAAACTTATTTATAGATATGCATTTGACTTTGCACGG GAAAAGGACCAGCGCAGCCTAGATATCAATACTGCCAAGTGTATGTTGGGCCTTCTTTTAGGAAAAACGTGGtccctttttccagtatttCACCAGTTTCTAGAG CAATCAAAATACAAAGTTATCAATAAGGACCAATGGTGTAACGTTCTTGAATTCAGTAGAACAATTAACCTTGACCTCAGTAACTATGATGAAGATGGAGCCT GGCCAGTGTTGTTGGATGAGTTTGTGGAGTGgtataaaggaaaacagatgacATAG
- the LRRC66 gene encoding leucine-rich repeat-containing protein 66 isoform X1, whose amino-acid sequence MLNLPPFFTLHADTMDNLHLSVVAVVLYCHLPGSVGTKSQQILLDTHHHSDCQWGEELLLNCSFTGMSTIPEEISQTAITADFSYNNIKTFLCTDGRNKEWMLKHLNLSNNLISEVSLTTCRNLPALETLILNGNAIHTLTLDIATPAHGSYGKTDHLLPALKVLSMGRNHLNTVPRGLGLLQSLQTVHMSSNGIQHIDLNDFQNCSQLKDIDLRNNHITKIHPDAFRELNKLQVVDLRGNALAAPLPQILISLNSFQIEVDLPNNAWVFNCRLNAFKHFIHFLLDPTRKKMSISYNKSGTSSQKPLLYLSSSHLNCSDSVLLKGAAIPTGKMVVLNCNLDNTRGNKNGASWWTPNGRISKDTSLPHMTLDKMNNLVIHNAEKAAEGLYLCISNTTKKKYLIYDIQVKERGSTFLVRKARDANPALRQERTEQDLTLAVCLSVLITFVCAFCLGAFARPYLGSLWRLMCRNKNSASERTYCNQAFSDETLSRKCSASTSKPTNTQHSLFICDEDSSRNVYILPTETCTSQANVIGSSVRAPNTEGEYQKQSNDETNVKKKAFFSDIKTSISNDENVNVDDNGLFSVRIDDKDSKEVTPRKLKSNEISLQKDPIYANNEASEKSRIPPICRRSNADSYSHHTDSSDSDLPFKGETGFPLSTVQACTVAQDSRNSKVSNSSALLQSGITKATPDSPERKGVVPQNKAMSTTKCMPGRQSCDKQLCLRGNINLTSDVGDFILPGSCRRNTNIENLSIYQTTENSPLTEYNCKAQPTNERGASADIFNDSSSDEGAPFTMSDCSSLADFELEQADVRDNLPVCQSSLEEADRNSGTEKCSTLPESANLAAGLQRVGENEDKNVHFETTINYGSDTIMLETALPYTDKCSTHISTSDPDTISSANQDVPVTFDHFINAESAAQTLVSDSLCNPSAGFGNMLLSLQHSPMYDADTENTPEEAEQQPDQFPTEPQHSLSFSPTGQKANTPEGNTDEHRDRNSSEKNHGEGGIAQRNTSEDSDFLFAPIDTGLNDIVKRTSLPHSSNNSRPHSLPEHTAEKQLTVITETEHLLPQRKQENTPKARADVMQRGFNEKNCDGYMELQDTGNCNLPEAADLVHLHSSGKTQPIFNTEDHLQLEQSDEDAYSLSVPQGFSSESTRYRSCSFPQTTTGNTISESTDSRKVEDDTTLTGLHDNSTAAVNLQNSSEKLHKRSQTNLGQGQVFVKKKRAFDGFAKVLESRRTNFNS is encoded by the exons ATGCTGAACTTACCACCATTCTTCACTTTACATGCAGATACTATGGATAACCTTCACTTGAGTGTCGTAGCTGTGGTCCTTTACTGTCATCTTCCTGGCTCAGTGGGGACCAAGTCACAGCAGATTCTTCTTGATACGCATCACCATTCAGACTGCCAGTGGGGTGAGGAGCtcttactgaactgttcttttACTGGAATGTCTACTATTCCGGAGGAGATCTCACAAACAGCAATAACAGCTGATTTTAGTTACAATAATATTAAAACTTTCTTGTGCACCGatggaagaaacaaagaatggATGCTGAAACACCTGAATCTCAGTAACAATCTGATTTCTGAAGTCTCCTTAACTACTTGTAGGAATTTACCTGCTTTAGAAACATTAATCCTCAATGGTAATGCCATCCACACCCTTACACTGGACATAGCTACCCCTGCACATGGGTCATACGGAAAAACTGAtcatctcctgcctgctttgAAAGTATTGTCAATGGGAAGAAATCATCTTAATACAGTTCCAAGAG GACTGGGCCTGCTGCAGTCTCTGCAAACTGTCCATATGTCATCCAATGGCATACAACACATCGATCTGAACGATTTTCAGAACTGTTCACAGCTGAAGGACATCGACTTGCGAAACAACCACATAACTAAAATTCATCCAGACGCCTTCAGGGAGCTCAACAAATTACAG GTGGTAGATCTCCGTGGAAATGCTCTGGCAGCCCCCCTACCACAGATACTGATCAGCTTGAACTCTTTTCAAATTGAAGTGGATTTGCCAAATAATGCCTGGGTATTTAATTGCAGACTGAATGCTTTCAAgcatttcattcattttcttttagaccccacaaggaaaaaaatgagtatttcaTACAATAAATCTGGCACCAGCTCACAGAAACCTCTGCTCTATCTTTCAAGTTCGCATTTAAACTGCAGCGACAGTGTTTTGCTCAAGGGGGCTGCCATCCCAACAGGGAAGATGGTAGTGCTAAACTGTAACTTGGACAACACAAGAG gtAATAAGAATGGAGCCTCTTGGTGGACACCTAACGGCAGAATTTCAAAAGATACGAGTCTTCCTCATATGACACTGGATAAAATGAATAATTTAGTGATACACAATGCTGAGAAAGCTGCTGAAGGGTTATATTTGTGTATTTCTAATacaacaaagaagaaatatctCATCTATGATATacaggtgaaagaaaggggctCAACATTTTTGGTTCGCAAAGCCCGAGATGCTAACCCTGCTTTGCGACAAGAAAGAACAGAGCAAGACCTTACACTGGCTGTGTGCCTCTCGGTGCTCATTACATTTGTTTGTGCTTTTTGCCTGGGTGCTTTTGCTAGACCCTACCTTGGAAGCCTGTGGAGACTTATGTGCAGGAACAAGAACTCAGCTTCAGAACGTACTTACTGTAACCAAGCTTTTTCAGATGAAACCTTGAGCAGAAAGTGCTCTGCAAGCACAAGCAAACCAACCAATACACAACACAGCTTGTTCATTTGTGATGAGGATTCTTCAAGGAACGTATACATTCTTCCTACAGAAACTTGTACTTCGCAAGCAAATGTCATTGGTAGCAGTGTACGTGCACCAAATACTGAAGGAGAGTACCAGAAACAAAGCAATGATGAGACCAACgtgaagaaaaaagcttttttttcagaCATCAAAACTAGCATCAGCAAtgatgaaaatgtaaatgttgaTGATAATGGACTGTTTTCTGTAAGGATAGATGACAAGGACAGCAAGGAAGTAACGCCAAGAAAATTAAAGAGTAATGAAATTTCACTACAGAAAGATCCAATATATGCAAATAATGAAGCCTCAGAGAAGAGCAGGATCCCTCCCATATGCAGGAGATCAAACGCTGACTCTTACTCACACCACACCGACTCTTCAGATTCAGATTTACCCTTCAAGGGAGAAACTGGCTTTCCACTTTCTACAGTACAAGCATGTACAGTTGCACAAGATTCTAGGAACAGCAAGGTAagcaacagctctgctctgctgcagtctgGTATCACAAAGGCTACACCAGATTCTCCTGAAAGAAAAGGTGTTGTTCCACAAAACAAAGCCATGAGCACTACAAAATGTATGCCTGGAAGGCAAAGCTGTGACAAACAACTTTGTCTAAGAGGCAACATAAATCTAACCAGTGATGTGGGAGATTTTATTTTACCTGGTagctgcagaagaaatacaaatattgaGAATTTAAGCATCtaccaaacaacagaaaactctCCTCTTACAGAGTACAACTGTAAAGCACAACCCACAAATGAAAGAGGTGCTTCCGCAGATATATTCAATGACAGTTCTTCAGATGAGGGGGCTCCATTCACAATGAGCGACTGTAGTTCTTTAGCAGACTTTGAACTGGAACAAGCTGATGTTAGAGACAACCTGCCTGTCTGTCAGTCGTCACTAGAGGAAGCTGATAGGAACAGTGGAACTGAGAAGTGCTCAACACTGCCAGAATCTGCAAACCTTGCCGCTGGACTTCAGCGTGTTGGGGAAAATGAAGACAAGAACGTGCATTTTGAAACCACTATTAATTATGGATCAGATACCATCATGCTTGAAACAGCGCTGCCTTACACTGATAAATGCAGCACCCACATAAGCACGTCAGATCCAGACACAATTAGTTCTGCAAATCAAGATGTTCCTGTTACGTTTGATCACTTTATTAATGCCGAGTCAGCAGCACAGACCTTGGTTTCTGATTCTCTCTGCAATCCAAGTGCAGGTTTTGGTAACATGTTACTTTCATTACAACATTCCCCTATGTATGATGCAGATACAGAGAACACTCCTGAagaggctgagcagcagccagaTCAGTTTCCCACTGAACCACAGCATTCCCTCAGCTTCAGTCCCACTGGACAAAAGGCAAATACACCAGAGGGAAATACAGATGAACACAGAGATAGGAACTCCTCCGAAAAGAATCATGGTGAAGGAGGCATAGCACAAAGAAACACATCTGAAGACAGTGATTTCCTTTTTGCTCCCATTGATACTGGTTTGAATGATATTGTTAAAAGAACATCACTACCGCATTCCAGCAACAACTCACGTCCTCACTCTCTGCCTGAAcacacagctgaaaaacagCTGACAGTTATTACAGAGACAGAACACTTGCTGCCACAGAGGAAGCAGGAGAACACACCTAAGGCTCGTGCAGATGTAATGCAAAGAggttttaatgagaaaaactgTGATGGATACATGGAATTACAGGATACCGGAAACTGCAACCTGCCTGAAGCAGCAGATTTGGTGCATCTTCACTCTTCTGGGAAAACACAACCAATATTCAACACAGAAGATCATTTGCAACTGGAACAGAGTGATGAGGACGCATATTCCCTCTCAGTCCCACAAGGCTTCTCCAGTGAAAGCACACGATACAGGTCATGTTCATTCCCACAAACAACTACAGGGAATACAATCTCCGAAAGCACTGACTCCAGAAAGGTGGAGGATGACACTACTTTGACAGGACTGCACGACAATTCTACAGCGGCTGTCAACCTCCAAAATTCAAGCGAGAAACTCCATAAAAGAAGTCAGACCAATTTAGGACAGGGACAGGTTTTTGTCAAGAAGAAGAGAGCATTTGATGGATTTGCGAAGGTTTTGGAAAGCAGGAGAACAAACTTCAATAGCTGA